Below is a window of Gammaproteobacteria bacterium DNA.
GGGCAAGAATTGAAATGGAACAAGGCAAGATTAACTTGTTTTAGTTTAATGAGAAGCAATACCATCAGCGCATCTCAAAAAATGTATAATCATTGCGACAAACCCAATCATTTAACCAGGTGCTCTATGGAACAGAGAAGCGTATCTCCTTTTTATATCTTAGTGATTATTTTACTCGAAGGCTTTGTGACGATCTCAGTAGAAATTCTCGCCATTCGTCAATTGCTGCCCGAGGTTGGCAACAATATTATCATCACCAGCTTAATCATTGGGATTTTCTTATTATTTTTAGCCTACGGTTATCAAGCAGGCGGCCGTCAGCATAAAAACCTATTTAAAGCCCTGCAGCGCAATTTCTTCCTAGCAGCCATTGGCATTGGTCTTGGCTTATCGTTTCTTTTTATCGATACATTTTTCTCCGTCGGCCGACATTTAGAAGTCAATCTACTCGCCATATTAGTCATTTATCTGTTGCTTATCATTGCCCCAATTACTTATCTTCTGGGTCAAACTGTACCCATCACCATGAATCTATTGCCTGCACAAACGGTGGGCGCCCTGGGTGGAAAAGTCCTATTTTTAAGCACGATTGGTTCTTTTTTAGGTGCAGTTTTAACTACAGTATTGTTGATGAATTTTCTCGGTGTCGCATGGACTGTCATTATTAATTATCTGATTCTGGCGAGCTTAATACTACTCATCACACCTACGCCACAGCGACTGATTATGATTTTGGTTTTACTCATGCTGGGATTTGTAGTGTATGTTGTAAATCGCGGCATAGAAACGCGTATGTTTGTTGAAACTACACCTTATGGTAACTATGAAGTCCAAAAAGAACAGGTTTATGGCCAACCCGGTAAGATATTATCCATTAATCGTTCACACAGTTCGTTTTTATCTGCACAAAAAAAGGGGTTTCCCTATATAGAAACGATCAAAAATATTTTATTTAAACATATGGCATTAAGAAATAAAGATATCTT
It encodes the following:
- a CDS encoding fused MFS/spermidine synthase, which encodes MEQRSVSPFYILVIILLEGFVTISVEILAIRQLLPEVGNNIIITSLIIGIFLLFLAYGYQAGGRQHKNLFKALQRNFFLAAIGIGLGLSFLFIDTFFSVGRHLEVNLLAILVIYLLLIIAPITYLLGQTVPITMNLLPAQTVGALGGKVLFLSTIGSFLGAVLTTVLLMNFLGVAWTVIINYLILASLILLITPTPQRLIMILVLLMLGFVVYVVNRGIETRMFVETTPYGNYEVQKEQVYGQPGKILSINRSHSSFLSAQKKGFPYIETIKNILFKHMALRNKDILVLGAGGFTLSAENTYGNRFTYVDIEPRIYPIVEQHFLKPINGTFIAADARRFVKEHPHSFDAIVSDTFSNIANIPSQLLTVQYFQDLKHALKPGGVAIFNIIASPFLKTTYSKRVDNTLRAAFGTCLAYPLFFTTQDLTNIIYVCQDNKESHDTMIYTDNLNRANLDIYFQ